The genomic stretch ATCAAACTTCATTAGGTTATCATCCTAATTGGAAATGGCATATATCAGCAGGTACAACAAATCCTCAATTAAGTTGTGATTTGGCTTGTCCCCCATTCAAGATAAATGGTGTTGAATTTAAGCCAAAACCTAATTTACGGTTTATGAGCTCGGAATAAGGCTTATACCTCAAAATAATGGTACTAATAAGGTTTATCTTTATTTTGTTGATTGGAGTACAGCAACTCTCTATAATATATACGTTCTAGAAGATGATACAGATGTAGCTACACCAGTGGGTGGTATATTAGAAGCTTATACTATCAACGAACAAGAACTTTTAGCATTAGGAGATGGGAATGCATTCAAAATAGAGGACGCTAACTGGTTAATAGAGCCGTGGACCTCAACTAGATGGCCAAATGCTTATGCATATGAAGGTATAAATGGTAATAGTTACTATAATGTACCAAAGAGTATATGGGAGAATATGCAAATAAAACTAATTAGTCCTGGAAAATTATATATGGGCTATAAGATAGGAGGAAACCATTATTCCAATGGGGAAAAGATTTGGTGAGATCAATGAATCTTAAGAACCTCTTCCTAATTCTTATTTTATTTATTATTATATTAATCATTTCTGCTAGCCTATATTTCATATTTAATCATAAACAATCTCAGCATAATCTAGGGAGTATTACTAGTAACTCAACTATTGGCCAAAACTCCACCGAACTAGATTATGCTAAGAAAATCTTAATTGATGCAAAAGAAACTTATCTAAATGCTACAGAGGAAAATAAGACGGGGATTTATTTAATTTATGAACCATATTCTAACTTTTCTAAGGAGTTTATATTAAATGCTACGTTTATAAACGGAAGTACAGTAGTTATAGGTCATACACTATATAAATACATTATCTTACATGTATACTATGAAAATTTTGACTACATTCCTCAGAAAATTCAAGTTAACGGTATAAAAGTTGAGCTTCTTCCGAATCCGAGCTCTATAACGTATACTGGTGGAGAGGCCTATCATTATCTGATAACTTATGATAACAAGACTTATAATGTAACACTGTATTCTATAGGTTTCGTTGAAGCTTCGTACTATCTTACTGCATCGACCCAAAAAATAGGTAACTTATACATTGTTCAGATTACGACAACGAAAGAGTTAGATAATACAGCATATGTCAGTGAAATATGGTTAATACTTACAAGATCTTGATATAGTTGATATTACACTAATTATGTTAATATCTTTATAGCTGATCTTTTGGGTGCAAGAGTTTTCACAAACGGATAAAGTTAAATTACAGGGTCAGAGATATCACTAACTAACATAAATTAAATATAATTAACAATATCGGAAAATAGTTACGTTTTTATACTATTATATTATACTTAAATTATAATTTAAATGCATACACACTTGCGCCTTTAAAATCTTGAGTTTGCAAAAGTTGTAATGCGACAATAGTTTTTAAAGTCACGTAAAACCTTTGAGCGCGAATGATAGGAAAAGCCTTGCTTTTTAAAGTCTCAAGAAATATATACACGGTAAAGATTTGCTTATCACATTGACGTGCAGTCATCATTTATCAGCAAAGACCAATTCGTTCATCAACATATATTGTATACTTCTAACATTTTAAAACTTTATCAATAAGTTCTTTAACTTTTTTACTCTTAATGATGAAAAAATTTTAAAAGCGTTTATGAGATTTAATTGCATGTTTTTAGGAATTATAAACCATCCAATTGAAAGATTAGGAAACATAAAGGATATCTTAGAGGAAAGAGGATATAAGATAAAAGAAACTCTTGCAACGGAAATAAAAGGAAATGAAGATTTTGATGCTCTTATAATAATGGGTGGCCCAATGGGGGTTTATGAAAGCGATAAGTATCCCTTCTTAAAAGTTGAGAGTGAACTAATAAGAAAAGCTATAAATACGAAGAAACCAATACTCGGAATATGTTTAGGCTCACAATTACTTTCCTCATCCCTCGGAGGAGTTGTGACTAGAGGGGCATTTGGTCAAGAAATTGGAATTTATACTGTTTATCTTTTAGATGAATTACAAGACTTATTGGGTGACAAAATAGAAGTCTTTCAATGGCATGGTGACACTTTTACATTACCTAATGGTGCTAGACTTTTAGCTTATAACGAAAGATATTTTCAAGCATTTAAATACAAGACAGCAATTGGTCTTCAATTCCATGTTGAAGTTAACAGTAAAATGGTTAGTGAGTGGGTAAAAGAGTATAATGGCGATCCAAGTTTAGTAGACCAATTGAAAGAAAAGGAAGAAGAATTTAGAAAAATAAGTGAAAAAATTATTTCCTTCTGGTTAGATTCAGTTCGGGGCTCTCAATGATAAAAATCATCAATCTTTCATGGGCAGCTTCATCATCCTTTGATTTCCTCTAATGACTTCCCTTTTGTTAATACACCAAAGTACAATATAAATAATGCTGAAATAACTGACATAATCCCAACAATAATATATGAAACGCTTATATTTTCTAGATAGAGTAAGGCCATAACTATTGGTCCAACAGCTCCCCCTAAATGACCTATACCGTCTGCAATACCATACCCTATAGTTCTAATCTTAGTTGCAAAATTCTCCGAAGTATAAGCGTACATTACTGGAAATTTGAAACCTTGAAAGAACATGATCATAAACCCAATAACTAGAAATGAAAAACCTGTGAAGAAAGGCCATATTATAACTAGCCCACCGGAAAGCAGATTAGCTAATGCGGATGAATATTTCCTTTCAAAATAATCATTTAGAATTGATGCAAAAATTACTCCTACTGGGTCACCGTAAAGTATATATGTGAAGTACAGGCTAGAATTCTCAAACCCTTTTGAAGTTATTGTGTAAAAAATAGGTGTAGAAAACAATGAATATCCAGTGAAATAGCTAGTAAACCAAATTAGAATGAAGATTATCACCATTTTATCCCATTTTAATTTCTCATACTTCCTCTCAATCCACATTTTTGATTCTGGAAGTTTAAATCTAGTGATTAAGGCCAGTATCGCTATAACAATGCTAGGAAGAAATAATAATCTCCAATATTTTTCCCCAAGAAAAACGGCCATAGGACCTACGACTAGACTCATTAGGAATCCGAACATTGAGGTAAATCCTACAGCTCTTCCTCTAAAATCTTTAGAAACCATTTCTGAAATGTAAGAAGGAACTATGGCTACCTCTCCTTCGATACCCATACCAATAATTAACTCAGCAATCACCAATTGGATTGATGAGAACGAGAAGAAACCAATGAGAGAACCGAACGCTATTAAAAACATTGATAATAACAATCCAGGTTTCCTTCCAAATCTAGTTGCAAAAAATCCGTTAAACATACCACCTATAAAGTATCCTATCATCTCTGCTGATAATATTAGTACTGAAGATACTTCACCTAAATTTTTTGAGGCGAAGTCCTCTATATAGGGAACATTAAATATATCCCAAAAACTTAGTGATGTTCCTAGAGAGAGCAAGGCCAATTGTCTCTTATTTAACACAAAGTATAGTCTTACTTATACTTTTTAAACTTTTTTATTAATTTCGTTTAATCTGAATGAAATTAACAGTCCAATTATTAAACTTATAGGTAATGTTTCTAACAGTGGGAAAATACCAAATAAAAAGCTAAGCAAAAGTACTATAACACCGCCAATAAGCCCTTTTATTATCCACGAAGGATATTTTTCCCATAAATACGCTATAACTAAGCCAGCTAAGGCCCCACCAATAGTATATGCTAAGCCTGATATCACAAGTATCGTAACCGGTAAAATCGTAGGTAGTTCTTTTGCAGCTAAATTAGCTTCAGTTACATTTTTTGTCTCATTTAAAACTTGACTATAATACTCGCTTTGCAATTCTGACATGTGGGGGTAATAAGCTATACCATAAATAATCCCAGAAGCAATTAACCCTATTAAGAGTCCAAAGGCTAAGCCCCATTTAAGTCCATTAGTAGCTTTCATATCTTTAATTATCTCTGGATTAGTATTTATTCATTAGAGCTAGCCTTAAAAATCTCTAAACCCTCTGCATATAGGAATCCTAAAATAATCCAACCAAAAAATATATAAACAATATATTTCTCGAAAGTTGGTAGTGAGTAGAAAAATACAAAAAGACTAATAAGAGTAGCTAAAATACCAATAATTATTTTATCTATATTTCTTTTACTTCTTTTAGACGATATTCTTATAAGAGATGTATTAGCTGATAAATGAACAAACAAATTATTTAAACCTGCTAGAGCTCCTAAAATTACAAATTCACCATATAAT from Sulfolobus sp. S-194 encodes the following:
- a CDS encoding MFS transporter; the encoded protein is MLNKRQLALLSLGTSLSFWDIFNVPYIEDFASKNLGEVSSVLILSAEMIGYFIGGMFNGFFATRFGRKPGLLLSMFLIAFGSLIGFFSFSSIQLVIAELIIGMGIEGEVAIVPSYISEMVSKDFRGRAVGFTSMFGFLMSLVVGPMAVFLGEKYWRLLFLPSIVIAILALITRFKLPESKMWIERKYEKLKWDKMVIIFILIWFTSYFTGYSLFSTPIFYTITSKGFENSSLYFTYILYGDPVGVIFASILNDYFERKYSSALANLLSGGLVIIWPFFTGFSFLVIGFMIMFFQGFKFPVMYAYTSENFATKIRTIGYGIADGIGHLGGAVGPIVMALLYLENISVSYIIVGIMSVISALFILYFGVLTKGKSLEEIKG
- a CDS encoding type 1 glutamine amidotransferase; translated protein: MFLGIINHPIERLGNIKDILEERGYKIKETLATEIKGNEDFDALIIMGGPMGVYESDKYPFLKVESELIRKAINTKKPILGICLGSQLLSSSLGGVVTRGAFGQEIGIYTVYLLDELQDLLGDKIEVFQWHGDTFTLPNGARLLAYNERYFQAFKYKTAIGLQFHVEVNSKMVSEWVKEYNGDPSLVDQLKEKEEEFRKISEKIISFWLDSVRGSQ